One Triticum dicoccoides isolate Atlit2015 ecotype Zavitan chromosome 3B, WEW_v2.0, whole genome shotgun sequence genomic window, TCGAAATCTTTACTATAGTTGAATGGAATTATCTTCTACTAGCATTACTTATTGGACACATCCCAACATGACTGGTCTCTGAGTCGGAATTGGAATCAGATAGATTCGGTATCTCGTTAAACTTGGCTATTGTTGGAAGCTCCTCTTTGAAATGCTTCATTTAGCCACATGGAATTATCGATTACTGTCCTTTTAGCATTACTTTTTTGGCATCTCCGAATCGGAACATGACTGGTCTCCGAATCGGAACCCGATTGATTCGGTATCTCCGCTaaagctggctaccatggggaacTCTTCTTTGATATCCTTACTATAGCGGCCCGAAATATTTGGAAAGATAGATAATCATCTATTTGAAGGTGTTCAACCAACCAAATAGCATCGAAGGCGAGGACCAAGGCAAATCTTCTAACTCTACGTTCTGGGGTGCTGCAATACCTTAACAACTACTCCATGGTAGTGTATTTTTTTTCCTTTAGCAGACTCTCTACAACCTTTTTCTTTCTACCCCGAGGTGGTGGTGAAACACCCATGACACTAGCTTACGTAAAAAAAAAGCTCAATGGATTTGCAAAAATAAACAAAATGTTTCAGCAACATGATTCAAACTCTGGTCCTAACGATGTGAAGAAAAATGTCATACCAGTACACGCATTAAATAAAACTGATCCATGTTCTTGTTTACATAGAAATTCAAATCATCCGATTTTTTTAAACGAAAGGCAAAAATTTCGATCCCCTCGAAATTGTCGAAATTTTGGGAGATTTCGACCAAATTTTAAACATGGGGCCAGGCTAAGGACAGATTGGAAGCGATTAATTGCTTCCAACCCGATCCCGACGGCGGAGGCCGGCGCACCCCCAGAAACCCAACCCCTCCTTCGCTATAAATATCTGTCCATCTCGCGTCCCTCTCCACACCTGCTCCTCCTCAGTCCTCCTCAGTCAAATCTTTCTACTCGGCTGCGCTAACCTAGGGTTTAGTCCGCCGGCCAGCAACTAGCGATGGAGGGGGAGAGCCACGCCGCCGCCAACGCCTTCAACGGCGCCCCGACACGCCGCTCGGGGGAGGACGTCATCGTCCTGTCCTCGGCGACGGCGAGGCCGCCGCggtcggtggaggcggtggtgctgGTGGACGCGGAGGGGGAGGGGCAGGGGCAGGGGCCGCGCATGGAGATGGAGGCGCCGCCGGAGAAGCTGTACTTCAAAACCAGGCTCTGCGACAAGTACGAGGACACCGGCCGCTGCATGTACGAGGACGGTTGCACCTTCGCGCACGGCCGCGCCGAGCTTCGCCCGCCGGCCCCCCCTGTCGGCGGCTTCACCGTTGCCGGCGGCGGCAGGGTTGTCAACGGCGGCGGCAAGGTGTGCTTCAACTTCAGGGACACGGGCACCTGCCATTTTGGGGACAAGTGCGCCTTCCCCCACGCTGCACCATCAGGTACGCCCGCTCCCTAAGCTACCCACCTAGATCGCGCACGTGTGCATGGCCGATGGGGTCCGGATCTCACGAAACATGCCCTCGATTTTCTTGTCCAGGTCACGCGATTCGCTTCACCGGGGACCAGAAGGTGCTGACATCCCCAGGGCCGCGCTACGCCGGCCCGGGCACCGCCAGGGCGTACCCGTACCCGCCGGTGATTCCCCCGGCCGCGCGTGATCATCCTGCCCAGATGACTGAGGAGAACGGGGGCAAAAAGCCCAACAGGCTGATGCTCATGAGCCAGCGGAAGATCAGCGGGATCTACGGCGACTTGCTGCCGGGGCAGGAGAGGCAGGAGGAGTGAGACCGATCTATCGACTATCAGCCGTCCACCCACCATGGTCGCATACCCATAGTAGATGATTGACATTGCtgatacatagcaa contains:
- the LOC119279418 gene encoding zinc finger CCCH domain-containing protein 1-like, with amino-acid sequence MEGESHAAANAFNGAPTRRSGEDVIVLSSATARPPRSVEAVVLVDAEGEGQGQGPRMEMEAPPEKLYFKTRLCDKYEDTGRCMYEDGCTFAHGRAELRPPAPPVGGFTVAGGGRVVNGGGKVCFNFRDTGTCHFGDKCAFPHAAPSGHAIRFTGDQKVLTSPGPRYAGPGTARAYPYPPVIPPAARDHPAQMTEENGGKKPNRLMLMSQRKISGIYGDLLPGQERQEE